A single genomic interval of Odontesthes bonariensis isolate fOdoBon6 chromosome 3, fOdoBon6.hap1, whole genome shotgun sequence harbors:
- the LOC142376618 gene encoding E3 ubiquitin-protein ligase RNF182 gives MSQMKEAELGQDLDGKVQKWAQSLVYTLEELECKICYNRYDTRSRKPKVLRCLHRVCAKCLKKMVDMGESSPSVISCPFCRYETYVPDEEVWLMEDDRHILAVLSCQDRARRGVPGSAADPGVVLSPNGLSGGAAGGSSLSSDCLVITIMELPDESPSSDSLSVLNVVGLYRPPSLDSLPCRLPAQKCHAWTARSLPRCLLGALCLVYFSSLPLGIYLLMIGHLWLGVILVSLVPCTLLLLVLYGFCQCLCHELTEAFLAHTRRLP, from the exons ATGAGCCAGATGAAGGAGGCGGAGCTAGGCCAGGATTTGGACGGCAAG GTGCAGAAATGGGCTCAGTCTCTGGTTTACACTCTGGAGGAGCTGGAGTGTAAAATCTGCTACAACCGATATGACACCCGCAGCCGGAAGCCCAAAGTGCTGCGCTGCCTGCACCGGGTCTGCGCCAAGTGTCTGAAGAAGATGGTGGACATGG GAGAGTCGTCACCCTCCGTCATAAGCTGTCCGTTCTGCCGCTACGAGACCTACGTTCCAGATGAGGAG gTGTGGCTGATGGAGGACGACCGCCACATCCTGGCCGTCCTCTCCTGCCAGGACCGAGCCCGGCGGGGCGTCCCAGGATCGGCAGCTGATCCTGGGGTGGTGCTGAGCCCAAACGGCCTCTCTG GCGGCGCGGCGGGAGgctcctccctctcctcagACTGCCTGGTCATCACCATCATGGAGCTCCCTGACGAGTCTCCGTCCTCGGACTCTCTGAGCGTGCTCAATGTGGTCGGTCTGTACCGCCCCCCCAGCCTGGACTCGCTGCCCTGCAGGCTGCCGGCCCAGAAGTGCCACGCCTGGACCGCCCGCAGCCTCCCCCGCTGCCTGCTGGGGGCGCTGTGTCTG GTGTACTTCAGCTCGCTGCCCCTGGGCATCTACCTGCTGATGATCGGTCACCTTTGGCTCGGGGTCATTCTCGTCAGTCTGGTTCCGTGCACGCTGCTGCTGCTCGTTCTCTACGGCTTCTGTCAGTGTCTCTGTCACGAGCTCACCGAGGCGTTCCTTGCGCACACGCGCCGGCTGCCGTGA